In one window of Micromonospora cathayae DNA:
- a CDS encoding helix-turn-helix domain-containing protein, translated as MTTVGASDPGAAAIGQRVRVLREERGISLSALARLAGVGKATLSGLENGTRNPTLETLYAVTAQLGVPLGAVLAGPASAPSVRGAAVRATLLEVFTEAGATYELYRLRVAPGAGQVSPAHRAGVTEHVTVFTGVLRAGPVDAPLTAATGGHLRWTSDVPHCYAAVGDEEVTASLLLRYPRE; from the coding sequence ATGACCACCGTCGGAGCCAGCGACCCCGGAGCCGCCGCGATCGGCCAGCGGGTCCGGGTACTCCGCGAGGAGCGGGGCATCTCGCTCTCCGCGCTGGCCCGGCTGGCCGGCGTCGGCAAGGCCACCCTCTCCGGGCTGGAGAACGGCACCCGCAACCCGACCCTGGAAACGCTCTACGCGGTGACCGCGCAGCTCGGCGTACCCCTGGGTGCGGTGCTGGCCGGGCCGGCGAGCGCGCCCTCGGTGCGCGGCGCCGCCGTGCGCGCCACCCTGCTGGAGGTGTTCACCGAGGCCGGGGCGACCTACGAGCTGTACCGGCTGCGGGTCGCACCGGGGGCCGGGCAGGTCTCGCCCGCGCACCGGGCCGGCGTCACCGAACACGTCACCGTCTTCACCGGAGTGCTCCGGGCCGGCCCGGTGGACGCGCCACTGACCGCCGCCACCGGCGGGCACCTGCGCTGGACGTCGGACGTACCGCACTGCTACGCGGCGGTCGGCGACGAGGAGGTCACCGCCAGCCTGCTGCTCCGCTACCCCCGCGAGTAG
- a CDS encoding benzoate/H(+) symporter BenE family transporter: protein MTGSLQPVLAGVVTALVGFASSFTVVLAGLRAVGATDTQASSGLLAVCVLSGASAVWLGLRHRLPISIAWSTPGAALLVATGPVAGGWPAAVGAFVVSGLLIVAAGLFPPLSRAVAAIPKPIAAAMLAGVLLPLCTAPVRALVEVPALAGPVVLVWLLLHRYARRWAVPGALAVAVVAIALTAPPARPGSAGLWPVLDPTVPSLSLSALVGLAVPLFLVTMAAQNVPGMAVLTGYGYRPPFGSALRVTGLASAVAAPVGGHAVNLAAITAALAAGPDAHPDPDRRWIASVTAGVGLALLGLGAGVATTLVLLSPPVLIEAVAGLALVGALAGALAAALAEPDAREAAVVTFVVTAAGVSLLGVGGAFWGLLAGGLMLLLFRRPRPATAPAPEDGGTVAGAATPRQPGRRPGRRGVPAGR from the coding sequence ATGACGGGGAGCCTGCAACCCGTACTGGCCGGTGTGGTGACCGCCCTGGTCGGCTTCGCCAGCTCGTTCACGGTGGTGCTGGCCGGGTTGCGGGCCGTCGGGGCGACCGACACGCAGGCGTCCTCCGGACTGCTCGCGGTCTGCGTGCTGTCCGGGGCGAGCGCCGTCTGGCTCGGGCTACGGCACCGGCTGCCGATCAGTATCGCCTGGTCCACGCCCGGGGCCGCCCTGCTGGTCGCCACCGGGCCGGTGGCCGGTGGATGGCCGGCCGCCGTCGGCGCGTTCGTGGTGTCCGGTTTGCTGATCGTCGCCGCCGGGCTCTTCCCGCCGCTCAGCCGGGCGGTCGCCGCGATCCCCAAGCCGATCGCGGCGGCGATGCTCGCCGGGGTGCTGCTGCCGCTGTGTACCGCGCCGGTCCGGGCACTGGTCGAGGTACCCGCCCTCGCCGGGCCGGTGGTGCTGGTCTGGCTGCTGCTGCACCGGTACGCCCGGCGCTGGGCGGTGCCCGGGGCGCTCGCCGTCGCCGTGGTGGCGATCGCGCTGACCGCCCCGCCGGCCCGGCCCGGCTCGGCCGGACTCTGGCCGGTACTCGACCCGACGGTGCCCAGCCTCAGCCTGTCCGCCCTGGTCGGGCTGGCGGTACCGCTGTTCCTGGTCACCATGGCCGCGCAGAACGTACCCGGCATGGCGGTGCTGACCGGCTACGGCTACCGGCCGCCGTTCGGTTCCGCGCTGCGCGTCACCGGGCTGGCCAGCGCGGTGGCCGCCCCGGTCGGCGGACACGCGGTCAACCTGGCGGCGATCACCGCCGCCCTCGCCGCCGGCCCGGACGCCCACCCGGACCCGGACCGCCGGTGGATCGCCTCGGTGACCGCCGGTGTCGGGCTGGCGCTGCTCGGCCTCGGCGCGGGCGTGGCGACCACCCTGGTACTGCTCTCGCCGCCGGTGCTGATCGAGGCGGTCGCCGGCCTGGCGCTCGTCGGCGCGCTGGCCGGCGCGCTCGCCGCCGCCCTCGCCGAGCCGGACGCGCGGGAAGCGGCGGTAGTGACCTTCGTGGTCACCGCGGCCGGGGTTTCCCTGCTCGGGGTGGGTGGGGCCTTCTGGGGGCTGCTCGCCGGCGGGCTGATGCTGCTGCTCTTCCGACGCCCCCGCCCGGCTACCGCCCCCGCCCCGGAGGACGGGGGGACGGTGGCGGGAGCGGCTACTCCTCGACAGCCAGGTCGGCGGCCGGGACGGAGAGGCGTACCTGCTGGTCGGTGA
- the mscL gene encoding large conductance mechanosensitive channel protein MscL has product MLKGFKDFIMRGNVVDLAVGVVIGAAFTGVVTQLTKSFLEPLVRVLIVLITGNKDGLKGSMWSFRGIDFDYVAFVNALITFLLTAAALYFLVVYPMNKLAERRQRGEEPPPKAPSEEVKLLTEIRDALVTAGHTTPGQQRGALDDVLGRRPEPPAPR; this is encoded by the coding sequence ATGCTCAAGGGTTTCAAGGACTTCATCATGCGCGGCAACGTCGTCGACCTCGCGGTCGGCGTCGTGATCGGTGCCGCCTTCACCGGGGTGGTCACCCAGCTCACCAAGTCGTTCCTGGAGCCGCTCGTCCGGGTCCTGATCGTGCTGATCACCGGCAACAAGGACGGCCTGAAGGGCTCGATGTGGTCGTTCCGGGGCATCGACTTCGACTACGTGGCCTTCGTCAACGCGCTGATCACCTTCCTGCTCACCGCCGCGGCGCTGTACTTCCTGGTCGTCTACCCGATGAACAAGCTGGCCGAGCGGCGGCAGCGGGGCGAGGAGCCGCCGCCGAAGGCGCCCAGCGAGGAGGTCAAGCTGCTCACCGAGATCCGCGACGCCCTGGTGACCGCCGGGCACACCACCCCCGGCCAGCAGCGCGGCGCGCTGGACGACGTGCTGGGCCGCCGGCCGGAGCCGCCCGCCCCGCGCTGA
- a CDS encoding FadR/GntR family transcriptional regulator, whose product MTPSVDSSPVPPRGRRVSETIEQLRARILGGEWPLGGRIPTEPQLVAALGVGRNTVREAVRALAHAGVLECRQGSGTYVVSTDELAPVVARRLSDHRMAEVIEVRRAFEVEAARLAALRRTPDDLAALDAALAEREAAWHADRLAEFVEADAKLHVAVVAAAHNAMLAELYASFGTALRATVAQAMGDVLTPERYVDHGRLVAAIRAGDPEWAAREAGEFLEHPTGA is encoded by the coding sequence GTGACACCGTCCGTTGATTCCTCGCCCGTGCCACCGCGCGGCCGTCGGGTGAGCGAGACGATCGAGCAGCTCAGAGCCCGCATCCTCGGCGGCGAGTGGCCGCTGGGCGGGCGGATTCCGACCGAGCCGCAACTGGTCGCCGCCCTCGGTGTGGGGCGGAACACCGTCCGGGAGGCGGTCCGCGCGTTGGCGCACGCCGGGGTGCTGGAGTGTCGCCAGGGCTCCGGCACGTACGTGGTCTCCACCGACGAGCTGGCCCCGGTGGTGGCCCGCCGGCTCAGTGACCACCGGATGGCCGAGGTGATCGAGGTACGCCGGGCGTTCGAGGTGGAGGCCGCCCGGCTGGCCGCGTTACGGCGTACCCCGGACGACCTGGCGGCGCTGGACGCGGCGCTGGCCGAACGGGAGGCGGCCTGGCACGCCGACCGGCTGGCCGAGTTCGTCGAGGCCGACGCGAAGCTGCACGTCGCGGTGGTGGCCGCCGCGCACAACGCCATGCTCGCCGAGCTGTACGCCTCGTTCGGCACCGCACTGCGAGCCACCGTCGCGCAGGCGATGGGGGACGTGCTGACCCCCGAGCGGTACGTCGACCACGGTCGGCTGGTGGCCGCGATCCGGGCCGGCGACCCCGAGTGGGCGGCCCGGGAGGCGGGCGAGTTCCTGGAGCATCCGACCGGGGCATAG
- a CDS encoding MFS transporter gives MTPPAAALTEPATATVTPTPAPTPATTPVPATAAAPDPSAVPAPTVRPGTGGALVLAGMLLVALNLRAAITSLGALLDEVRTGLALSGALAGFVTTLPTVAFAFFGAFTPWLVRKVSPARVLLAAMVALAAGQLLRVLTDSALVFLLTSALALAGIAVANILLPMLVKQHFPHRTGLVTGAYTVAMTLGTTVAAAAAVPVAHAFGSWRVGLGVWAGLAAVAVLPWVPLALRARAAARRAGRPAGASTRIRIRPERTRLGWAMAVYFGAQSLSGYVTMGWLAQLFRDAGYQPQDAGLLLAGVTAFGVPIALVMPTIAARMRTLRPLVLFLSAAMILSYLGMAVAPHDLALLWVFLLAVGQGAFPLILTTIGLRARTAEGTVALSAFAQSTGYLIAALGPLLVGILYEATGGWHLPIGFLLFAAGVQAGAGLAIARPRYIEDE, from the coding sequence ATGACCCCGCCAGCAGCCGCCCTCACGGAGCCCGCCACAGCGACCGTCACCCCCACCCCGGCACCGACGCCGGCCACCACTCCCGTCCCGGCCACCGCTGCCGCCCCCGACCCGAGCGCGGTTCCCGCCCCGACCGTACGGCCGGGGACCGGGGGCGCGCTGGTGCTGGCCGGGATGCTGCTGGTCGCGCTGAACCTGCGGGCCGCCATCACCAGCCTGGGCGCGCTCCTCGACGAGGTACGCACCGGACTGGCCCTCTCCGGCGCGCTGGCCGGGTTCGTCACCACGCTGCCCACCGTCGCGTTCGCCTTCTTCGGCGCGTTCACCCCGTGGCTGGTCCGCAAGGTCTCCCCGGCCCGGGTACTGCTGGCCGCGATGGTCGCCCTCGCCGCCGGCCAGCTGCTGCGGGTGCTCACCGACTCGGCGCTGGTGTTCCTGCTCACCAGCGCGCTCGCCCTGGCCGGGATCGCGGTCGCGAACATCCTGCTGCCGATGCTGGTCAAGCAGCACTTCCCGCACCGCACCGGGCTGGTCACCGGGGCGTACACGGTGGCGATGACGCTCGGTACGACGGTGGCCGCCGCTGCGGCGGTGCCGGTGGCGCACGCGTTCGGCTCGTGGCGGGTCGGGCTCGGCGTCTGGGCCGGGCTGGCCGCGGTGGCCGTACTCCCCTGGGTGCCGTTGGCGCTGCGGGCGCGGGCCGCTGCGCGGCGGGCGGGACGGCCGGCGGGCGCGTCGACCCGGATCCGGATCCGGCCGGAACGGACCCGGCTCGGCTGGGCCATGGCGGTCTACTTCGGGGCGCAGTCGCTGAGCGGGTACGTGACGATGGGCTGGCTGGCGCAGCTCTTCCGGGACGCCGGCTACCAGCCGCAGGACGCCGGGCTGCTGCTCGCCGGGGTGACCGCGTTCGGGGTGCCGATCGCCCTGGTCATGCCGACCATCGCCGCCCGGATGCGGACGCTACGCCCGCTGGTGCTGTTCCTGTCGGCGGCGATGATCCTGTCGTACCTGGGCATGGCGGTCGCGCCGCACGACCTGGCCCTGCTGTGGGTGTTCCTGCTGGCCGTCGGACAGGGCGCGTTCCCGCTGATCCTGACCACCATCGGGCTGCGGGCGCGGACGGCGGAGGGCACCGTGGCGCTGTCGGCGTTCGCGCAGAGCACCGGCTACCTGATCGCCGCGCTCGGCCCGCTGCTGGTCGGCATTCTGTACGAGGCGACCGGCGGCTGGCACCTGCCGATCGGCTTCCTGCTGTTCGCCGCCGGGGTGCAGGCCGGCGCCGGCCTGGCGATCGCCCGCCCCCGCTACATCGAGGACGAGTGA
- a CDS encoding STAS domain-containing protein, translating to MSLTVHTEQRGDVVVVSVAGELDMATAPQLQDQITDLLDKGRSRLVFDLADVSFCDSTGLSVFVRAKNSCDEAGGVVRLAAPQRGVLRILEVSGLVEVLQTYPTVDEAVAGDETPATP from the coding sequence ATGTCCTTGACGGTGCACACGGAACAGCGTGGCGACGTGGTCGTGGTCTCGGTCGCGGGTGAGCTGGACATGGCGACCGCTCCTCAGTTGCAGGACCAGATCACCGACCTGCTCGACAAGGGGCGCAGCCGCCTGGTGTTCGACCTGGCTGACGTCTCGTTCTGCGACTCGACCGGGCTGTCGGTGTTCGTGCGCGCCAAGAACAGCTGCGACGAGGCCGGCGGGGTGGTGCGGCTGGCCGCGCCGCAGCGCGGAGTGCTGCGCATCCTCGAGGTCAGCGGGCTGGTCGAGGTGTTGCAGACCTACCCCACCGTCGACGAGGCGGTAGCCGGGGACGAGACCCCGGCCACCCCCTGA